One genomic region from Gossypium hirsutum isolate 1008001.06 chromosome D13, Gossypium_hirsutum_v2.1, whole genome shotgun sequence encodes:
- the LOC107920725 gene encoding uncharacterized protein, with protein sequence MASKFLPSRLPLPLNSPRFHRLPSTNKTMIPIASFSSSSPSASSVDNSVRKQEEEEEELQEKVAQALTYHHQTKHGFANYARGPRGLDWANQPNPFRRYISAPLLPLLHFPTDRPIVAVTDDAPLYSSLFHSLPPPKPISHSTISQLFFDSLALSAWKTTGFSTWSLRVNPSSGNLHPTEAYLIAPPIQSISDSPFVAHYAPKEHSLELRATIPSGFFPNFFPDNSFLIGISSIFWREAWKYGERAFRYCNHDVGHAIGAIAMAAATLGWDVKLLDGFGYKDLEKLMGLQFFPDFKIPSRPIKGKFPEIEFEHPDCLILVFPNGSNPFDVNYKELSSVVNEFTNLEWKGKSNSLSKEHICWDIIYRTAEAVKKPLTIQKGEFLVDQFKSSGICSENSYKGFTIREVVRKRRSAVDMDGVTVMDRQTFYQILLHCLPSGKGEKHRRQSTLPFRALSWDAEVHAAIFVHRVIGLPKGLYFLVRNEDHLEELKMATRSEFKWEKPEGCPDDLPLYELASSDCRELAKRLSCHQDIASDGCFSLGMVAHFEPTLSEKGAWMYPRLFWETGVLGQVLYLEAHAVGISATGIGCFFDDPVHELLGFRGSKFQSLYHFTVGGPVLDKRIMSLPAYPGPSIDA encoded by the exons ATGGCGTCAAAATTCCTTCCTTCAAGACTTCCTTTGCCGCTCAACTCTCCACGTTTCCACCGTCTTCCTTCAACCAACAAGACAATGATCCCAATCgcctctttctcttcttcttccccTTCAGCGTCATCTGTAGACAACTCCGTTagaaaacaagaagaagaagaagaagagctgCAAGAAAAGGTAGCTCAAGCCCTCACATACCATCATCAAACGAAGCATGGTTTCGCCAACTATGCCAGAGGACCGCGTGGCCTTGACTGGGCCAATCAACCTAACCCTTTCCGTCGTTACATCTCTGCTCCTCTGCTTCCTCTCCTCCATTTTCCCACTGACAGACCAATAGTTGCGGTGACAGATGATGCTCCTTTGTATTCTTCTCTCTTCCATTCTCTTCCTCCTCCTAAACCCATCTCCCATTCCACTATCTCCCAACTCTTTTTCGATTCTTTGGCTCTTTCAGCTTGGAAAACCACCGGGTTTTCCACTTGGTCCCTTCGGGTTAACCCCAGCAGCGGCAATTTGCATCCCACCGAGGCTTACCTTATTGCCCCTCCTATTCAATCAATCTCTGATTCTCCTTTTGTAGCCCATTATGCTCCCAAAGAACACTCTCTCGAGCTTCGTGCCACAATCCCATCTGGGTTTTTCCCCAACTTCTTTCCTGATAATTCATTTCTCATTGGAATTTCTTCTATTTTCTGGCGAGAAGCATGGAAATACGGAGAACGTGCGTTTCGTTACTGCAATCACGATGTGGGTCATGCAATTGGAGCTATTGCAATGGCTGCCGCAACGCTTGGCTGGGATGTCAAGCTTCTAGATGGGTTTGGATACAAGGATTTGGAGAAGCTAATGGGGCTTCAGTTTTTCCCGGACTTTAAAATACCATCAAGACCAATCAAAGGCAAGTTTCCTGAGATTGAATTTGAGCACCCAGATTGTTTGATTCTTGTTTTTCCTAACGGGAGTAATCCATTCGATGTGAACTATAAGGAATTGAGTTCTGTAGTAAATGAGTTTACGAATTTGGAGTGGAAAGGGAAGTCAAATTCGCTTAGCAAGGAACATATTTGTTGGGACATAATTTATAGGACAGCCGAGGCAGTTAAAAAGCCATTGACGATTCAAAAGGGTGAATTTCTAGTTGATCAATTTAAAAGCAGTGGGATCTGTAGTGAAAACTCTTACAAAGGTTTTACAATTAGGGAAGTTGTTAGGAAAAGGAGGAGTGCAGTTGATATGGATGGAGTAACCGTAATGGATAGGCAAACATTTTATCAGATTTTGTTGCACTGCCTTCCATCAGGGAAGGGGGAGAAGCATAGAAGACAATCAACATTGCCATTTCGGGCTCTCTCTTGGGATGCGGAGGTTCATGCTGCTATATTTGTTCATAGAGTGATAGGTTTGCCCAAGGGATTGTATTTCTTGGTAAGAAATGAGGATCATTTAGAGGAGCTTAAGATGGCTACCAGATCTGAGTTTAAGTGGGAGAAACCAGAGGGATGCCCTGATGATCTACCTTTGTATGAACTGGCAAGTAGTGACTGTCGAGAGCTTGCCAAGCGCCTTTCATGCCATCAG GATATCGCTAGCGATGGCTGCTTCAGCCTTGGAATGGTGGCTCATTTTGAACCTACCTTAAGTGAGAAGGGTGCCTGGATGTATCCTAGATTGTTTTGGGAAACTGGAGTTCTTGGCCAGGTGCTGTACCTTGAAGCGCATGCTGTTGGCATATCTGCAACTGGAATTGGTTGCTTCTTTGATGATCCTG TGCATGAACTTCTTGGGTTTAGAGGATCAAAGTTTCAGAGTCTGTATCATTTCACTGTTGGAGGCCCTGTGTTGGACAAGCGGATTATGAGCCTGCCAGCATATCCGGGGCCTAGCATTGATGCATGA
- the LOC107919638 gene encoding probable serine/threonine-protein kinase At1g09600 yields the protein MGCLCSKGAKDNNINEKHLNKRKNKAAVQLVAPSSTQEDILEGGNDGEKQSFVPKQLGDGDQLDAAGWPSWLASVAGDAVKGWQPRRADSFEKLEKIGEGTYSSVYKARDLVTGKIVAMKKVRFINMDPESVRFMAREINILRKLDHPNVMKLEGIVASRMSRSLYLVFEYMEHDLAGLAATPGIDFTEAQIKCYMQQLFRGLEHCHSRGVLHRDIKGANLLIDDNGVLKIADFGLATFFQADPKQPLTSRVVTLWYRAPELLLGATEYGVAIDLWSSGCILAELFAGKPIMPGRTEVEQMHKIFKLCGSPSEEYWQKTELPHASSFKPQKPYKRRIAATFKNFPQSALSLVDKLLAMEPENRGSVVSALRAQFFSTEPLPCDPASLPKYPPSKELDIKRRDDEARRKKAEAVKGRGPESVRRRSRDFKEVPTPEGSDTNADSTRNRGSFRTQMSQAANTSHKKGDKASNEDPASGYAPRKTKIQYSGPMVPPGGNIEDILKEHERQIQQVIRKARLDK from the exons ATGGGCTGCCTTTGCTCAAAAGGAGCCAAAGATAACAACATTAACGAGAAACACttgaacaaaagaaaaaacaaggCAGCAGTGCAATTGGTTGCTCCTTCATCCACACAAGAAGACATTTTAGAAGGTGGCAATGATGGAGAAAAGCAATCCTTTGTTCCAAAGCAGCTCGGTGATGGTGATCAACTAGATGCTGCTGGATGGCCATCATGGTTAGCTTCAGTAGCAGGAGATGCTGTTAAAGGATGGCAACCTCGGCGGGCTGACTCTTTTGAGAAGTTAGAAAAA ATTGGTGAAGGAACTTACAGTAGTGTATACAAGGCCCGGGATCTAGTAACTGGCAAAATAGTTGCCATGAAGAAGGTTCGGTTCATTAATATGGATCCGGAGAGTGTTCGTTTCATGGCTAGGGAAATCAATATTTTGCGGAAACTTGACCATCCAAATGTTATGAAGCTTGAAGGTATAGTCGCTTCTCGGATGTCGCGCAGCTTGTATCTTGTTTTCGAGTACATGGAGCATGACCTTGCTGGGCTTGCAGCAACTCCTGGCATAGACTTCACTGAAGCACAG ATTAAATGTTACATGCAACAACTATTTCGTGGCCTCGAACACTGCCATAGCCGGGGTGTCCTGCACAGAGACATCAAGGGAGCAAATCTGCTGATTGACGACAATGGAGTTCTTAAGATAGCAGATTTTGGTTTGGCTACATTTTTCCAGGCTGATCCTAAGCAACCACTAACAAGTCGTGTGGTAACTCTTTGGTACAGGGCACCTGAGCTTTTGCTTGGTGCCACTGAATATGGAGTTGCTATAGATTTGTGGAGTTCTGGTTGCATACTTGCTGAGTTATTTGCTGGGAAGCCTATTATGCCTGGAAGAACAGAG GTAGAGCAAATGCACAAGATATTTAAGCTGTGTGGTTCACCCTCAGAGGAGTACTGGCAGAAAACAGAGCTACCACATGCATCAAGTTTCAAACCCCAAAAACCTTACAAACGTCGTATTGCTGCCACTTTCAAAAACTTCCCTCAGTCTGCCTTGTCTCTTGTTGATAAACTCCTAGCAATGGAACCCGAAAATCGTGGCTCCGTTGTTTCTGCACTTAGAGCTCAGTTCTTTTCAACAGAACCTTTACCTTGTGATCCAGCAAGTTTGCCTAAGTATCCTCCCAGCAAAGAACTAGATATCAAACGTCGAGATGATGAAGCAAGAAG GAAAAAAGCAGAGGCTGTAAAGGGGAGAGGGCCTGAATCTGTTAGAAGACGTTCAAGAGATTTTAAGGAAGTGCCTACACCAGAAGGATCAGATACTAATGCAGATTCTACAAGAAACCGTGGCAGCTTCAGAACACAAATGTCTCAGGCAGCTAATACTTCCCATAAGAAAGGTGATAAAGCATCCAACGAAGATCCTGCATCG GGTTATGCTCCAAGGAAGACGAAGATCCAATACTCAGGACCAATGGTGCCTCCTGGAGGAAACATTGAGGATATACTTAAAGAACACGAGAGGCAAATCCAGCAGGTCATACGGAAAGCACGTCTTGACAAGTGA